Proteins found in one Micromonospora sp. WMMD1082 genomic segment:
- a CDS encoding SRPBCC family protein gives MPEDRKPPIAFETTCTVAAPPEVVYAHLADPRSYIGLSPLIVAVDDVRHGRDAEGRAVADYVAVERFRLVGPVRWDNRIRVRMVSTRPGDQLVSDVRSPGRVTLRAVVDLTAVTDGTRVRERVTANAPAPLRRFVATQARRVAAYRAAELTRRMATR, from the coding sequence GTGCCCGAGGACCGGAAGCCGCCGATCGCGTTCGAGACGACCTGCACCGTCGCGGCCCCGCCCGAGGTGGTGTACGCACACCTGGCCGACCCGCGCAGCTACATCGGACTGTCGCCGTTGATCGTGGCGGTCGACGACGTGCGGCACGGCCGCGACGCCGAGGGCCGGGCGGTCGCCGACTACGTCGCCGTCGAGCGGTTCCGGCTGGTCGGGCCGGTGCGGTGGGACAACCGCATCCGGGTCCGGATGGTGTCGACGCGACCGGGCGATCAGCTGGTCAGCGACGTGCGTAGCCCGGGGCGGGTGACGCTGCGGGCGGTGGTGGACCTGACCGCCGTGACGGACGGCACCCGGGTGCGCGAGCGGGTCACCGCGAACGCGCCGGCACCGCTGCGGCGCTTCGTGGCCACGCAGGCCCGCCGGGTCGCGGCGTACCGGGCGGCCGAGCTGACCCGCCGCATGGCGACCCGGTAG
- a CDS encoding biotin carboxylase N-terminal domain-containing protein — translation MFSRIAIVNRGEAAMRLIHAVRELNAESDGPPIETVALYTDAERAATFVREADQSYRLGPASTRPYLNHRVLERALIETGADAAWVGWGFVAEDPAFAELCEKNGITFIGPSAEAMRKLGDKIGAKLIAEEVGVPVAPWSRGAVESLDAARRAAAEIGYPLMLKATAGGGGRGIRVVRDDEELAEAYERTSLEAQRAFGSGVVFLERLVTGARHVEVQVIADGQGTAWALGVRDCSVQRRNQKVIEESASPVLSAEQARELKAAAERLALAVDYCGAGTVEFLYHPGDRLFAFLEVNTRLQVEHPITEATTDFDLVKAQIQVAGGGRLGERIPAEAGHAVEARLNAEDPDRDFAPSPGRIVRLVLPSGPGVRVDTGVSEGDVIPADFDSMIAKIIAYGRSRDEALGRLRRAVAETTVIIEGGTSNKSFLLDLLDQPEVIDASADTGWIDRVRAQGRLVSTRHSGVALAAAAIEAYEDEAHVERQRLLSTAHGGRPQVQHSSGRPIDLKLRGATYRVAVAQTGPHRFRVGIGDASTVDVELERFDEHSGRILVNGERFRLVTDTHGPIHLVEVDGVTHRVSRDEGGVLRSLSPALVVATPLGVGDEVEAGAPVLVLESMKMETVLRAPFTAKVRECLVSVGSQVETGAPLLRLEPIGDEAAGEAAETEAADLELPPEPTGLSVGARVARGIADLRSLLLGYDLDPRDERRALAAYLAARAELRHRPLAEEVGLLQVFADLSELSRNRPAGEEGRADTRLHSPREYFHTYLQCLDVDRAALPETFQHRLARVLAHYGVDDFERTPELEEAVFRIFLAQQRASADVTVIVTFLQRWLTEPPPGDDLRELVGQALEHLIFATQRRFPVVGDLARSVVFRWAAQPMLRRKRAEVYVDVRGHLRYLDRNPGTADRAERIAKMVASPEPLVRLLAQRIGRPGVDHGPMLEVLSRRYYGNRGASDARAVEVAGQSFFTAAYDRDGEHFRLVAAATDFGGLPQTLARVAGLAGPGSGDDSGPASHRDPESSVADVYLTWVEQPDVEAMAGILREVLDGAGLLDVLQRVTISVAGRNGAEMHHHFTFRSGLGEDRVIRGLHPLIAQRLQLPRLRNFDLTRLPSADEEIYLFHCVAPDNPADERLAAMAQVRDLTPLRDADGRILALPAVEGALDACLDAIRKVQAQRPAKKRFDTNRITIFVWPPNDLSIEELNTVAQRVLPLTADAGLEEVLFLGRQRDEDTGELIDIAVQISYDEGMRVSVAAPTAELIQPLDDYRQKVLSARRRGTTYPYELTGMLAGRHGTFTEYDLDDTGELAPVQRPRGRNRAGIVAGVVSTPTERYPEGVTRVVLLGDPTKALGALAEPECARVIAALDLAERMRVPVDWFALSAGARISMSSGTENMDWVAAALKRIVEFTQAGGEINIVVAGITVGAQPYWNAEATMLMHTKGILVMTPDSAMVLTGKQSLDFSGGVSAEDNFGIGGYDRVMGPNGQAQYWAPDLRGAHRVLMAHHDHTYIAPGETRPRRAVTADPVDRDISDYPHAVPDSDFTTVGEIFSRERNPDRKKAFDIRTLMRALADQDHAVLERWAGMADAETAVVQDVHLGGIPVCLLGIESRSVPRRGFPPTDGPDTYTAGTLFPRSSKKAARAINAASGNRPLVVLANLSGFDGSPESMRQLQLEYGAEIGRAIVNFDGPIVFCVISRYHGGAFVVFSKALNPNMTVLAVEGSFASVIGGAPAAAVVFAGDVSARTAKDPRVVDLAARVAAATDGQRAALVTELMDVRAAVRAEKLGEVAAEFDGVHSIQRAVEVGSVDAIIRPDELRPQLIAAVERGLAKADQPS, via the coding sequence GTGTTCAGCCGCATCGCCATCGTCAACCGGGGTGAGGCCGCCATGCGGCTGATCCACGCTGTTCGCGAGCTCAACGCCGAGAGCGATGGCCCACCGATCGAGACCGTCGCGCTCTACACCGACGCGGAGCGCGCGGCCACGTTCGTCCGGGAGGCCGACCAGAGCTACCGCCTCGGGCCGGCATCGACGCGACCGTACCTCAACCACCGGGTCCTCGAACGGGCGCTGATCGAGACCGGTGCGGACGCGGCGTGGGTGGGCTGGGGCTTCGTCGCCGAGGACCCGGCCTTCGCCGAGCTCTGCGAGAAGAACGGCATCACCTTCATCGGCCCGAGCGCCGAGGCGATGCGCAAGCTCGGCGACAAGATCGGCGCGAAGCTGATCGCCGAGGAGGTCGGCGTCCCGGTGGCGCCGTGGAGCCGCGGCGCGGTGGAGAGCCTGGACGCGGCCCGGCGCGCGGCGGCCGAGATCGGTTACCCGCTGATGCTCAAGGCGACCGCGGGCGGTGGCGGCCGGGGCATCCGGGTGGTCCGTGACGACGAGGAACTCGCCGAGGCGTACGAACGCACGAGCCTGGAGGCCCAGCGCGCGTTCGGCAGCGGCGTGGTCTTCCTGGAGCGGCTGGTCACCGGCGCGCGGCACGTCGAGGTGCAGGTGATCGCCGACGGTCAGGGCACCGCGTGGGCGCTGGGCGTGCGGGACTGCTCGGTGCAGCGGCGCAACCAGAAGGTGATCGAGGAGTCCGCCTCGCCGGTGCTCTCCGCGGAGCAGGCCCGCGAGTTGAAGGCGGCGGCCGAGCGGCTCGCGCTGGCCGTGGACTACTGCGGCGCGGGCACCGTCGAGTTCCTCTACCACCCCGGTGACCGGTTGTTCGCCTTCCTGGAGGTCAACACCCGGCTTCAGGTCGAGCACCCGATCACCGAGGCCACCACCGACTTCGACCTGGTCAAGGCCCAGATCCAGGTGGCTGGCGGCGGCCGGCTCGGTGAGCGGATCCCGGCCGAGGCCGGGCACGCCGTCGAGGCGCGGCTCAACGCCGAGGACCCCGACCGTGACTTCGCGCCCTCGCCCGGCCGGATCGTCCGGCTGGTGCTGCCCAGCGGCCCGGGCGTTCGGGTGGACACCGGGGTCAGCGAGGGCGACGTGATCCCGGCCGACTTCGACTCGATGATCGCCAAGATCATCGCGTACGGCCGCAGCCGCGACGAGGCGCTGGGCCGGCTGCGCCGCGCGGTCGCCGAGACCACGGTGATCATCGAGGGCGGCACCAGCAACAAGAGCTTCCTGCTCGACCTCCTGGATCAGCCCGAGGTGATCGACGCCAGCGCGGACACGGGCTGGATCGACCGGGTCCGCGCGCAGGGCCGCCTGGTGTCCACCCGGCACTCGGGCGTCGCGCTGGCCGCCGCCGCGATCGAGGCGTACGAGGACGAGGCGCACGTCGAACGGCAGCGGCTGCTCTCCACCGCGCACGGCGGACGTCCGCAGGTACAGCACTCCAGCGGCCGCCCGATCGACCTCAAGCTGCGCGGCGCGACCTACCGGGTGGCCGTCGCGCAGACCGGGCCGCACCGGTTCCGGGTCGGCATCGGCGACGCCTCCACCGTGGACGTCGAGCTGGAGCGGTTCGACGAGCACAGCGGGCGGATCCTGGTCAACGGAGAGCGGTTCCGGCTCGTCACCGACACCCACGGACCCATCCACCTGGTCGAGGTGGACGGCGTCACCCACCGCGTCAGCCGCGACGAGGGCGGCGTGCTGCGTTCCCTGTCGCCGGCGCTGGTCGTCGCGACCCCGCTCGGGGTCGGGGACGAGGTCGAGGCGGGTGCCCCCGTGCTCGTCCTGGAGAGCATGAAGATGGAGACGGTACTGCGCGCGCCGTTCACGGCGAAGGTGCGCGAATGCCTGGTCTCCGTCGGCAGCCAGGTGGAGACCGGTGCGCCGCTGCTGCGCCTGGAGCCGATCGGTGACGAGGCCGCGGGCGAGGCCGCCGAGACGGAGGCGGCCGACCTGGAACTGCCGCCCGAGCCGACCGGCCTGTCCGTCGGCGCCCGGGTCGCCCGAGGCATCGCCGACCTGCGCAGCCTGCTGCTCGGCTACGACCTCGACCCCCGTGACGAGCGGCGCGCCCTCGCCGCCTACCTCGCCGCGCGGGCCGAGCTGCGCCACCGGCCGCTGGCCGAAGAGGTCGGCCTGTTGCAGGTCTTCGCCGACCTGTCCGAGCTCAGCCGCAACCGCCCGGCGGGCGAGGAGGGCAGGGCCGACACCCGGTTGCACAGCCCGCGCGAGTACTTCCACACCTACCTGCAGTGCCTCGACGTCGACCGGGCCGCGCTGCCGGAGACCTTCCAGCACCGGCTCGCCCGGGTGCTGGCCCACTACGGCGTCGACGACTTCGAGCGCACGCCCGAGCTGGAAGAGGCCGTGTTCCGGATCTTCCTCGCGCAGCAGCGGGCGTCGGCCGACGTCACGGTGATCGTCACCTTCCTGCAACGGTGGCTGACCGAGCCGCCGCCCGGCGACGACCTGCGTGAACTGGTCGGCCAGGCGCTGGAGCACCTGATCTTCGCCACCCAGCGCCGCTTCCCGGTCGTCGGTGACCTCGCCCGCAGCGTGGTCTTCCGTTGGGCGGCCCAGCCGATGCTGCGCCGCAAGCGGGCCGAGGTGTACGTGGACGTCCGCGGCCATCTGCGCTACCTCGACCGGAACCCGGGCACGGCCGATCGCGCCGAGCGGATCGCGAAGATGGTCGCCTCGCCCGAGCCGTTGGTCCGGCTGCTCGCCCAGCGCATCGGCAGGCCGGGCGTCGACCACGGGCCGATGCTGGAGGTGCTCAGCCGGCGCTACTACGGCAACCGTGGCGCGAGCGACGCCCGGGCCGTCGAGGTGGCGGGGCAGTCGTTCTTCACCGCGGCGTACGACCGCGACGGTGAACACTTCCGGCTGGTCGCGGCGGCCACGGACTTCGGTGGGTTGCCGCAGACCCTGGCGAGGGTCGCCGGGTTGGCCGGCCCGGGCTCCGGCGACGACTCCGGCCCGGCGTCCCACCGCGACCCGGAGTCGTCGGTCGCCGACGTGTACCTGACCTGGGTCGAGCAGCCCGACGTGGAGGCGATGGCCGGGATCCTGCGGGAGGTCCTCGACGGGGCCGGGCTGCTGGACGTGCTCCAGCGGGTCACGATCTCGGTGGCCGGCCGCAACGGCGCGGAGATGCACCACCACTTCACGTTCCGCTCCGGCCTCGGTGAGGACCGGGTCATCCGGGGTCTGCACCCGCTGATCGCCCAGCGCCTGCAACTGCCGCGGCTGCGCAACTTCGACCTGACCCGGCTGCCGTCGGCCGACGAGGAGATCTACCTGTTCCACTGTGTCGCCCCGGACAATCCGGCCGACGAACGACTGGCCGCGATGGCCCAGGTGCGCGACCTCACCCCGCTGCGCGACGCCGACGGTCGGATCCTCGCGCTGCCCGCGGTCGAGGGCGCGCTGGACGCCTGCCTCGACGCGATCCGCAAGGTCCAGGCGCAGCGCCCGGCGAAGAAGCGGTTCGACACCAACCGGATCACCATCTTCGTCTGGCCGCCCAACGACCTGAGCATCGAGGAGCTGAACACCGTCGCCCAGCGGGTGCTGCCGCTCACCGCCGACGCGGGGCTGGAGGAGGTCCTGTTCCTCGGCCGGCAGCGCGACGAGGACACCGGCGAGCTGATCGACATCGCCGTGCAGATCTCCTACGACGAGGGCATGCGGGTCTCGGTCGCCGCGCCGACGGCCGAGCTGATCCAACCGCTCGACGACTACCGGCAGAAGGTGCTCTCGGCCCGCCGGCGCGGCACGACCTACCCGTACGAACTGACCGGGATGCTGGCCGGGCGGCACGGCACCTTCACCGAGTACGACCTGGACGACACCGGTGAGCTGGCCCCGGTGCAGCGGCCCAGGGGGCGTAACCGGGCGGGCATCGTCGCCGGTGTGGTGAGCACGCCGACCGAGCGCTATCCCGAGGGCGTCACCCGGGTGGTACTGCTCGGCGACCCGACGAAGGCGCTGGGCGCGCTGGCCGAGCCGGAGTGCGCCCGGGTGATCGCCGCGCTCGACCTGGCCGAGCGGATGCGCGTACCGGTCGACTGGTTCGCGCTGTCGGCGGGTGCGCGGATCTCGATGAGTTCGGGCACCGAGAACATGGACTGGGTGGCCGCCGCGCTCAAGCGGATCGTCGAGTTCACCCAGGCCGGTGGCGAGATCAACATTGTCGTCGCCGGGATCACCGTGGGCGCCCAGCCGTACTGGAACGCCGAGGCCACCATGCTCATGCACACCAAGGGAATCCTGGTCATGACGCCGGATTCGGCGATGGTGCTGACCGGCAAGCAGTCGCTGGACTTCTCCGGCGGGGTGTCGGCCGAGGACAACTTCGGCATCGGCGGCTACGACCGGGTGATGGGCCCCAACGGCCAGGCCCAGTACTGGGCGCCGGACCTGCGCGGCGCCCACCGCGTGCTGATGGCGCACCACGACCACACCTACATCGCGCCGGGCGAGACCCGACCCCGCCGGGCGGTCACCGCCGACCCGGTCGACCGCGACATCTCCGACTACCCGCACGCGGTGCCGGACAGCGACTTCACCACCGTCGGCGAGATCTTCTCCCGGGAGCGCAACCCCGACCGCAAGAAGGCGTTCGACATTCGTACGCTGATGCGGGCCCTGGCCGACCAGGACCACGCCGTCCTGGAACGCTGGGCGGGCATGGCCGACGCCGAGACGGCGGTCGTGCAGGACGTACACCTCGGTGGCATCCCGGTCTGCCTGCTCGGCATCGAGTCCCGGTCGGTGCCGCGACGCGGCTTCCCGCCCACCGACGGGCCGGACACCTACACCGCCGGCACGCTGTTTCCGCGCTCGTCCAAGAAGGCCGCGCGGGCGATCAACGCGGCCAGCGGGAACCGCCCCCTGGTGGTGCTGGCGAACCTCTCCGGGTTCGACGGCTCGCCGGAGTCGATGCGGCAGCTGCAGCTGGAGTACGGCGCGGAGATCGGCCGGGCGATCGTCAACTTCGATGGACCGATCGTCTTCTGCGTGATCTCGCGGTACCACGGCGGCGCGTTCGTGGTCTTCTCCAAGGCACTCAACCCGAACATGACCGTGCTCGCCGTCGAGGGCTCGTTCGCCTCCGTCATCGGTGGCGCGCCCGCCGCGGCCGTGGTGTTCGCCGGTGACGTCAGCGCGCGTACGGCGAAGGACCCGCGGGTGGTCGACCTGGCGGCGCGGGTCGCGGCGGCGACGGACGGGCAGCGGGCGGCACTGGTCACGGAGCTGATGGACGTGCGGGCCGCGGTGCGGGCGGAGAAGCTCGGCGAGGTGGCCGCCGAGTTCGACGGGGTGCACAGCATCCAGCGCGCGGTCGAGGTCGGCTCCGTGGACGCCATCATCCGCCCCGACGAGCTGCGCCCACAGCTCATCGCGGCCGTCGAGCGTGGCCTGGCCAAGGCGGACCAGCCGTCCTGA